One window of the Bradyrhizobium sp. NP1 genome contains the following:
- the glnA gene encoding type I glutamate--ammonia ligase — MVLNCTTAEDLVKAIKDEKVQMIDLRFTDLPGVWQHFSVPPSAANVDALSEGIGFDGSSIRGFQEIQESDMLVVPDPTTAFFDPFSPARTLVLICNIRDPVTGQSYSRDARYIAQKAETYLKGTGHADTSYFGPEAEFFVFNDVRYGQDINYAFHEIDSSEGSWNTGKDEEPNLGHKPRPKEGYFPVPPTDSMQALRTEMVLTMESLGIAIEAHHHEVATGGQNEIDMRFTTLARMADNLMIYKYVVKNTAHQHGMTATFMPKPLFEDNASGMHVHQSLWKGETNLFYDKADYAELSKLGRYYIGGLLTHAWALCGLCAPTTNSYRRLVPGYEAPINLVYSQRNRSACCRIPMYSPNPRAKRVEFRSPDPSCNPYLAFTAMLMAGLDGINNRIDPGSPIDKNLYDLPPAEAKEVKSTPGSLDQALDALERDHTFLLRGDVFTADVIETWLDYKRKKEVDAIRLRPHPYEFHLYYDI, encoded by the coding sequence ATGGTTTTGAATTGTACGACAGCCGAAGATCTCGTTAAGGCGATCAAGGACGAGAAAGTCCAGATGATCGATTTGCGGTTCACCGACTTGCCCGGCGTGTGGCAGCATTTTTCCGTCCCGCCCAGCGCAGCGAATGTCGATGCTCTCAGCGAAGGCATTGGATTCGACGGCTCCTCGATCCGCGGCTTCCAGGAGATCCAGGAAAGCGACATGCTGGTCGTCCCGGATCCAACGACGGCCTTCTTCGACCCATTTAGCCCGGCGAGGACGCTGGTCCTGATCTGCAACATCAGAGACCCCGTGACCGGTCAATCCTATAGCCGCGATGCGCGCTACATCGCTCAAAAGGCCGAGACCTACCTGAAGGGCACCGGCCACGCCGATACGAGCTACTTCGGCCCGGAGGCCGAGTTCTTCGTATTCAACGATGTCCGCTACGGACAAGACATCAATTACGCCTTTCACGAAATCGATTCCAGCGAAGGCAGCTGGAACACCGGCAAGGACGAAGAGCCGAATTTGGGCCACAAGCCACGCCCGAAAGAGGGATACTTTCCCGTTCCCCCGACCGACAGCATGCAGGCTCTCCGCACCGAAATGGTGCTGACGATGGAGTCACTGGGAATTGCTATCGAAGCCCATCACCACGAAGTAGCGACAGGCGGCCAAAACGAAATAGACATGCGCTTCACCACGCTCGCCCGCATGGCCGACAACCTGATGATCTACAAATACGTGGTCAAGAACACCGCCCATCAACACGGCATGACTGCCACGTTCATGCCAAAGCCGCTGTTCGAGGACAACGCCTCGGGGATGCACGTTCATCAAAGTCTATGGAAGGGCGAGACCAATCTGTTCTACGACAAAGCGGACTATGCCGAGCTGAGCAAGCTCGGCCGCTACTACATCGGCGGATTGCTAACCCACGCCTGGGCGTTATGTGGGCTTTGCGCCCCGACCACGAACTCCTATCGGCGTCTGGTGCCGGGTTACGAAGCTCCAATCAACCTGGTCTATTCCCAGCGCAATCGCTCGGCCTGTTGCCGGATTCCGATGTATTCGCCGAACCCGCGCGCAAAGCGCGTCGAGTTTCGTTCGCCGGATCCTTCCTGCAATCCCTACCTGGCCTTCACCGCGATGCTGATGGCGGGCCTTGACGGCATCAACAACCGGATCGACCCGGGTAGCCCGATCGACAAGAATCTTTACGACCTCCCGCCTGCGGAGGCAAAGGAGGTGAAGTCGACGCCGGGGTCGCTGGACCAGGCGCTGGACGCCCTCGAACGCGATCACACATTCCTGCTACGCGGCGATGTGTTCACCGCGGACGTGATCGAAACCTGGCTCGACTACAAGCGAAAAAAGGAGGTCGACGCCATCCGGCTGCGCCCTCATCCTTACGAGTTCCATCTCTACTATGACATCTGA